ACCATCTCCATACCAAGGATTACCCAGCACATACAGTATGATACTGTGAACGATAAATATTGATAAGCCTACAATATTTGCCTTTGCAAACTCTTTTAGATAATATTTCATTTCTTCTTAATTACAAGCCTCGGCACTTTCTAAAGCTCTTTTTACATTTCCTTTAGGATGGAACTGCGACTCAGGTTTAAAGGTAGCAAAAAGCGTGATGGCACGCTGCAACTCTGCGCAATATGGCTCTATTGAGCTCCCAAAGTACTTTGCACTCCCCATGTCCCATTGTGCCTTTTCTGCTATAAAAATAGGATTGTCTGGCTCCTTATTTACTATTTTTTGATTGAGTTCTCCTATAGTACCTGCATATTTCATCCCGTATTTCATGCCATCGTGAGCAACCCAAACTGTATGAAGCTGCGCTTGCAAGTGATCTGCATACGGATTATCTGGAGCTATCGTACGCATTGTATTTATAAACTCTTGCGCCTTACCTAGCGTCGCCTTCATAGTAGCTTCCTCTCTGTTTTCAAAGTCTCTCCAGTTACGTATTATAGCAATTTGAGCAACATAATACGTAGGCAGCCAGTTGTCTTTTTCTACAGTAGCAATGCGCTCAAAGAGATTTGAAGCCTCATCGAGCTTGTTTTCTTCCCAAAACTCCATAGCTTTTGTCATTCCTTGCTCGTACTTAGTTTGAGCCATAAGAAATGTACTGCTGCATAATGCGATAATAAGAAGTAAATGTTTCATAATATATTGATTTGTGATTGATGATGTAAAGATGGTTTTAAGTACGCTTTCGCGAAAGCGTAACCTACCCAACCGTCGTTTATAAAGTCTCAGTTGTAGTTTTCTTGCGAGGTTTTGTTTTACGTAACCAATAACCAATGAATAAAACACCGAATATAGTAGGCAGTAACCAGCTCAATAGCGCTGGAAGTACTTGATTTGTGACAAAGAAAGCAGTAAAAGCGGCGATATACCCGCCTGTTATTTTGCCTATATGAAGTCTAAGATATTTTTTACGCAATGACGCTATATCTCTCATTGCACGTATATCTCCTACAGCATTAAGAACACCAATTCCTCCAAAGATTATAAGAATCCACCCCATAGAAGAACCAGAAAGCAATGATAACGCACCATAAACTATCATTGCCAGACCTATGAAGAGCATAGACCAAGAAATGATTTTGTCATCACGTAACTCACTCGCCTCCTTTATCTTTTTAAAACGGAGTGCTCTATACCCGGATAGCACTAGATACACACTAAAGAGTCCTACCACAAACAGAAACGGATTGTTATGATCTGGAAGCAGTGATGCCACAATACCTGAAATACCAGCGGTAAGCATCCCATAATAAAAAACCATTCCTGACTTTTTATGCCAGACATTTCCTTTGGGAGCAATTACAGATATAGTTCCCGCTATGAGGGAGATAAAACCACCTATGGCGTGTAGTGTTATAAATATCTTGAAGAAAGTATCGTAGTTCATCGGTAAGATTTTTAAATATTGAGACGCTATCTCTCATGATTGACAGTACAAATATGAGCCAGAATTCAGTAATCATAAAAAGGTTGCTACTCAATTGCCATAACAGGCTACCGAATTGTAGTTTTACAGCACCTAGTATAGATACCTATGATAATTAAAGAGCTTTTTCCAAGATTTCATCCAGACCTCATTAAGGAAATAACTACACACGGCATCATAAAGCAACTTCCTGCGCAAACAGAATTACTGCGAGAAGGACAGTATGCAAAGGTTATTCCCATCGTAATACACGGACTCATAAAGGTATATTCTCGCTATGAAGATAGAGAACTTCTACTTTATTATATAGAACCGGCAGAGAGTTGCATCATCTCTTTTTCTTCTGGAATCTCACAATTACCCAGTCGCGGATATGCAATTACAGAAACAGATACAAAACTTCTTCTTTTACCTGTAAACAACGTACAGCAATGGCTTAAGACGCACCCTGCGCTCAACACCTTATTCTTTAAAAACTATGATGCGCGTTATCTTGACATGATGAACGCTGTAAATCATCTCCTCTTTGATAAAATGGATGCACGCATTCTAGATTACTTAAGAGAAAAAGCGCGTGTTAAAGCAACTCAAACACTACATATAACTCATAAGGAAATAGCAATAGATCTAGGCACGGCAAGGGAAGTCGTAAGCAGGATCTTAAAAAAACTGGAGATTGAAAATCACATAACCCAAGAAGGACGAACCATAAAAATCATGTAAGTGTGACTATAGTCACCGTTTACAAGAAATCCTCCCATTACATTTGTGCTGTATTACTTCTAAAAACAACACACTATGAAAAAGAATATGGGAAATTTAGATCGCGGTATACGCATAGCGGCTGCAGTGATTATTGGTATATTATATGCAGCTAACGTTATAAACGGCACGGTGGCAATTATACTGGGTGTGGTTGCACTTATTTTTATTGCGACTAGCTTTATTTCTTTTTGCCCGCTTTATGCTCCCTTTAGACTAAGCACCTACAAAGTAAAAAAATAACATACCCTTACATCTTTAACCCTTACAAGTTATCTTGTGAGGGTTTCTTTTTTTTACTTGCGCGAAAACGTTACCGTAACTCCCGTAAATGCGCTATAGCTATCCCTTAAGAATACACTATCTTTGCGGCTTCTTAAAAACAGCCTTATGAAGCGTCTTTTCAACAATTTCACCTCTAATCCTAAGAATGATATCGTTTCTGGTATTACGGTTTCATTAGCCATGATACCTGAAGTAGTTGCATTTGCATTTGTGGCTCAAATAAGTCCAATTGTGGCATTATTTGGGGCATTTGTAATTGGGATTATCTCAGCACTTTTTGGTGGTAGACCAGGATTAATCTCGGGAGCAGCAGGAGCAGTTGCCGTGATTTTTGTACAGATGATTCAAGAAGGGCATGCAAAGGGATTACTCTTTGATCAGCCTGTTGAAAATATGGGATACTTCTATTTACTCGCCGCGGTGGTATTAATGGGAGTTATTCAGGTTTTTGCGGGTTTATTTAAGTTGGGGAAATTCGTACGCTTGATTCCGCATCCTGTAATGATGGGGTTTGTAAATGGTCTTGCTATTGTGATATTCCTTGCACAACTAGGGATGTTTAAAGAAAACAAAAAGGATTATGCTGGTGACAACATGCGTAAAACAGCTTCAAAAGAGCTTGTTTATACTGTATCTGATAACGAAGTAAAAGACAAAGTCTCTAATACTGTATTATTTACAATAGAAGGAAACTCTGTAATAAACAAGGCAACAAACAAGGAGGTGTTTGTATTATCTGACGGACAAGTATATGATACAAATACGCAAAAGGTAGTTTTTAATGCTTCACAAGATGGTTTCTACTCTGTAAAAGACAAAGGAGTCGTAAAAACGTGGATGCAAGGAAAGTCACTATATACCATGATAGGGCTAGTATTACTCACCATGCTCATCGTATGGGGACTTCCTAAAATTACACCTAAGATTCCTGCAGCATTAACGGCCATTCTTATTGTATCGTTAATATCAATTTTTGGCGGATTGGACTCTGTAAACGTTGGCGAATTTATTAGAGATGGAGGTGGCGCAGGGCTCAATGGTATGGCAGAAATATCGAGTAAACTCAATGTTTTTGATTTATGGAGCAGCCTACCTTTTAATTTAGATACGCTTAAGTTTATAGCGCCTTATGCTTTTCTTGCAGCCTCAGTTGGTTTGATTGAAACGCTTATGACCATGAACTTGGTAGATGAGATGACAGACTCAAGAGGTAATGGAAACAGAGAGTGTGTAGCACAAGGAGCTGGAAATATCGTGAGTGGTGTTTTTGGAGGAACTGGTGGTTGTGGTATGATAGGCCAAACGGTAATAAACATTAACGCTGGAGGACGAGGACGACTATCTGGGGTGATGATGGCAATTACACTACTTACCTTTATCTTATTTGCAGACCGCTTTATTGAGCAAGTACCTATCGCTGCACTAGTGGGTGTAATGTTTATGATGGTTATTGAGACTTTTGCTTGGTCTAGTTTTAGAATTTTAAAGAAAATACCAGTATCAGATGCATTTGTGCTTATTATAGTATCTGCTGTAACTGTATTCTTTGATCTTGCCATTGCAGTATTTGTAGGTGTCATTATTGCTGCCTTATCATTTGCTTGGAGCAGCGCTAAGAAAATTAGAGCTAGAAAGAGATTTAAAGCAGACGGAACAAAGGTGTACGAAATCTGGGGCCCATTATTCTTTGGAAGTATTCAGAGTTTTAATTCTAAGTTTGACATCAACGGTGATCCAGATCATATCGAAATTGACTTTATCGAAGCAAAAGTAGCAGACCACTCTGCCCTTGAAGCTATTTTTGTACTCCTTGAGAAGTATGAGGCGGTAGGTAAAACAATTACGCTCAAGCACCTGAGTACCGAGTGTAAAGACTTAATGCGCAAAGCCTCTCCTAAGTTTGACAAGGTAATTGAAGAGAGCGTAGACGATCCTCGCTATCACGTACTTTCTGGAGTATTAGATACGGAGTCTTAGATGAAGTAGGATTGAGGAAGGCTTTTTTCTGAAAAAAGCTTTTTTCCCCACCCTGAAGGGTGAGCTTAGTTTGAAAAAGCTTTTCCCCGCCCCTAAAGGGAGAGCTTTTTTTTGTACGTAAAAATTTTTCTTGGCATTTGAAGGTGAATTTTTGATTCCAAAAAGCTTTCCCCCGGCCCTAAAGGGTGAGCTTGTTTTAAAAAGCTTTTCCCCGACCCTAAAGGGTGAGTTTTTTTCTCTCAATACTCTTTACGACCATCAGTGATAAGCTTTTCCTGATTAACAACTGCACTAACTGCTAGCCCCGATTGTAATGGAAATCCCGCAGTGTAGCGATAGCGAAGCGAGGAATTGCAATGAAAGCGGGAGACTACTATTGTGAATAAGCGCAATGTGAGCGCTCCAAATACTTGCTAAAAACGTAAATAAGAATCCCGCAGTGAAGCGAGGAATTGTAATAACATGCCAGCTTTTAATTTCAAAAAGCTTTTCCCATCTCTGAAGGGTGAGTTTGG
The genomic region above belongs to Dokdonia sp. Dokd-P16 and contains:
- a CDS encoding Crp/Fnr family transcriptional regulator, encoding MIIKELFPRFHPDLIKEITTHGIIKQLPAQTELLREGQYAKVIPIVIHGLIKVYSRYEDRELLLYYIEPAESCIISFSSGISQLPSRGYAITETDTKLLLLPVNNVQQWLKTHPALNTLFFKNYDARYLDMMNAVNHLLFDKMDARILDYLREKARVKATQTLHITHKEIAIDLGTAREVVSRILKKLEIENHITQEGRTIKIM
- a CDS encoding DUF2892 domain-containing protein; this encodes MKKNMGNLDRGIRIAAAVIIGILYAANVINGTVAIILGVVALIFIATSFISFCPLYAPFRLSTYKVKK
- a CDS encoding SulP family inorganic anion transporter — translated: MKRLFNNFTSNPKNDIVSGITVSLAMIPEVVAFAFVAQISPIVALFGAFVIGIISALFGGRPGLISGAAGAVAVIFVQMIQEGHAKGLLFDQPVENMGYFYLLAAVVLMGVIQVFAGLFKLGKFVRLIPHPVMMGFVNGLAIVIFLAQLGMFKENKKDYAGDNMRKTASKELVYTVSDNEVKDKVSNTVLFTIEGNSVINKATNKEVFVLSDGQVYDTNTQKVVFNASQDGFYSVKDKGVVKTWMQGKSLYTMIGLVLLTMLIVWGLPKITPKIPAALTAILIVSLISIFGGLDSVNVGEFIRDGGGAGLNGMAEISSKLNVFDLWSSLPFNLDTLKFIAPYAFLAASVGLIETLMTMNLVDEMTDSRGNGNRECVAQGAGNIVSGVFGGTGGCGMIGQTVININAGGRGRLSGVMMAITLLTFILFADRFIEQVPIAALVGVMFMMVIETFAWSSFRILKKIPVSDAFVLIIVSAVTVFFDLAIAVFVGVIIAALSFAWSSAKKIRARKRFKADGTKVYEIWGPLFFGSIQSFNSKFDINGDPDHIEIDFIEAKVADHSALEAIFVLLEKYEAVGKTITLKHLSTECKDLMRKASPKFDKVIEESVDDPRYHVLSGVLDTES
- a CDS encoding DUF2306 domain-containing protein; translated protein: MNYDTFFKIFITLHAIGGFISLIAGTISVIAPKGNVWHKKSGMVFYYGMLTAGISGIVASLLPDHNNPFLFVVGLFSVYLVLSGYRALRFKKIKEASELRDDKIISWSMLFIGLAMIVYGALSLLSGSSMGWILIIFGGIGVLNAVGDIRAMRDIASLRKKYLRLHIGKITGGYIAAFTAFFVTNQVLPALLSWLLPTIFGVLFIGYWLRKTKPRKKTTTETL